One segment of Thermococcus alcaliphilus DNA contains the following:
- a CDS encoding PDGLE domain-containing protein: MRNIIKGLLIILILLAIALPFASENPDGLEATMEKVHLEESPVYSAPLDYGETWGQSLIMGAIGITLVFGIAYGLGKLIKGV, encoded by the coding sequence ATGAGAAACATCATAAAAGGATTGCTCATAATCCTTATCCTGCTCGCAATTGCCTTGCCCTTTGCATCTGAAAACCCAGATGGGCTTGAAGCAACAATGGAAAAAGTACATCTGGAGGAATCTCCAGTTTACAGCGCTCCTCTCGACTATGGCGAAACATGGGGACAAAGTCTTATAATGGGAGCAATTGGGATAACACTTGTCTTTGGAATAGCTTACGGACTTGGAAAACTGATAAAAGGTGTCTGA
- a CDS encoding pyridoxal phosphate-dependent aminotransferase, which yields MLPKDIEEIGKDYGKNLPKGEYLDCALAYNPFGCSSRVIEEIKNIRPQAVYPYPREEERLKEAIKAYWGVKSEQIFLGTGSMGCLQKINKLLSPGSVVLGYAPQFLPYINDARLNGAVYEYVPLRKENDFTIDVGEIIEKITEKTSFIYIDNPHNPTGQVLKLKQIEEIAEVAERKSVVVIVDEAFGEFMSKKNSAINLEFPNILVTRSFSKGFGLAGLRIGYCIVKGDEMKKAISKVDFPFSVTTISLVAALKALEDQDFLRKTVEQTRKNKEKLMRTLGKNFHIAKTDKSTPIFLCGGNGNTYQYFLSKGILTVPGEEFMNLDNSYVRIRIPKSAEEFIKKINAA from the coding sequence ATGCTTCCAAAGGACATTGAAGAGATAGGTAAAGACTACGGGAAAAACCTGCCAAAAGGGGAATACTTGGACTGTGCCCTCGCATACAACCCATTTGGGTGCTCTAGCAGAGTGATTGAGGAGATTAAAAACATCCGCCCTCAAGCTGTTTATCCCTACCCAAGGGAAGAGGAAAGGCTCAAAGAGGCTATAAAAGCGTATTGGGGTGTAAAAAGCGAACAAATTTTCTTAGGGACAGGTTCCATGGGATGTCTTCAGAAGATCAACAAGCTCCTCTCCCCGGGTTCAGTCGTCCTTGGTTACGCTCCACAGTTTCTTCCATATATCAACGACGCACGATTAAACGGGGCAGTTTACGAGTATGTCCCCCTTAGAAAAGAAAACGACTTTACAATAGACGTTGGGGAGATAATAGAGAAGATAACAGAAAAGACCTCATTCATTTATATCGACAATCCACATAACCCCACAGGGCAGGTCTTAAAGCTAAAACAAATTGAGGAAATTGCAGAAGTGGCAGAGAGAAAAAGTGTAGTGGTGATAGTAGACGAAGCTTTCGGAGAGTTTATGAGCAAGAAAAATTCAGCAATAAACCTTGAGTTTCCAAACATCCTCGTTACAAGGTCTTTCTCTAAAGGATTTGGGCTGGCTGGTCTGAGGATTGGATATTGCATTGTTAAAGGCGATGAGATGAAAAAGGCAATTTCCAAAGTTGACTTTCCTTTTTCGGTAACAACGATTTCACTTGTTGCCGCTTTAAAGGCCCTAGAGGATCAAGATTTTCTAAGAAAAACGGTAGAGCAGACAAGAAAAAACAAGGAGAAGCTCATGAGAACATTAGGTAAAAACTTTCACATCGCAAAAACTGACAAATCAACACCAATATTCCTTTGTGGTGGAAATGGCAATACTTACCAATATTTCCTCAGTAAGGGGATTTTAACAGTACCAGGTGAGGAATTCATGAACCTTGACAACAGCTATGTTCGAATAAGGATTCCCAAAAGTGCAGAAGAATTTATAAAGAAAATCAACGCCGCTTGA
- a CDS encoding sodium-dependent transporter, with the protein MARETWGSRVGFVAAAVGSAVGLGNIWMFPMRAGLYGGAAFLLPYLVLLFAVGVVGLTVEWTLGRATKGGPIEAFAKTLPGGKYLGILVNAIMVMIFAFYSLVLGWILRYFIASLTGELTGVNPGAFFDGLAFSKEAILWQFIVIAITVAIVAMGVQKGIERANKVMMPALFVLLVILTIRSVTLPNAYEGLRFYLLPDWSKVMSGKTWMIALSQMFFSLSVLGTTMVVYGSYLKEKDDIPLSAIATAFGDTAVAVTAGFLVFPAVFSFGLEPTAGPGLVFVTLPMVFQKMPGGMFFGALFFLLLIFAGLSSTVSMLEVYVDSAITKLNMSRRNASILLGLLTFLVGAPSAVNPSYFEWLINISTVYIGPLGALIAALALIKLGVDKAYEELKKGALIDVPELWKPWVKFLYPIVIAVIYISQFLLG; encoded by the coding sequence GTGGCAAGAGAAACTTGGGGAAGTAGAGTAGGGTTTGTTGCAGCTGCAGTAGGAAGTGCAGTAGGGCTAGGAAACATCTGGATGTTCCCAATGAGAGCAGGTCTCTACGGTGGAGCGGCATTCTTGCTTCCATACTTAGTGTTGCTTTTTGCAGTGGGAGTAGTTGGCCTTACAGTGGAGTGGACTCTGGGAAGGGCAACTAAAGGAGGGCCCATAGAGGCATTTGCCAAAACACTGCCGGGAGGAAAATACCTTGGAATACTTGTAAATGCGATAATGGTCATGATATTTGCCTTCTATTCCCTGGTGCTTGGATGGATACTTAGGTATTTCATAGCCTCTCTAACAGGAGAACTGACGGGAGTTAATCCAGGGGCGTTTTTTGACGGCCTAGCCTTCAGTAAAGAGGCTATCTTATGGCAGTTTATCGTGATAGCAATAACGGTAGCCATAGTAGCTATGGGCGTTCAAAAGGGAATTGAAAGGGCAAACAAGGTCATGATGCCTGCTCTGTTTGTGCTACTGGTGATATTAACGATAAGGAGCGTTACATTGCCAAATGCGTATGAAGGTTTGAGGTTCTATCTCCTTCCAGACTGGAGCAAAGTGATGAGTGGAAAAACTTGGATGATAGCCCTGTCGCAGATGTTCTTTTCCTTAAGCGTCTTAGGAACTACAATGGTAGTTTACGGAAGTTATCTAAAAGAGAAAGACGACATCCCATTATCAGCAATAGCAACGGCCTTTGGGGATACAGCGGTAGCCGTTACAGCTGGATTTCTAGTATTTCCTGCGGTTTTTTCGTTTGGTCTTGAGCCTACAGCCGGTCCAGGGTTAGTTTTCGTAACGTTACCAATGGTATTCCAGAAAATGCCTGGAGGAATGTTCTTTGGCGCATTATTCTTCCTCTTGCTAATATTCGCCGGGCTTTCTTCAACGGTCTCAATGCTCGAAGTTTATGTAGACTCAGCTATTACAAAGCTCAACATGAGCAGAAGGAACGCTTCAATCCTCTTGGGGCTCTTAACTTTCCTAGTAGGGGCACCTTCTGCAGTTAATCCATCCTACTTTGAGTGGCTGATTAACATCTCAACGGTTTACATAGGGCCATTGGGAGCTTTAATAGCCGCTCTAGCACTGATAAAGCTTGGAGTAGACAAAGCATATGAGGAACTTAAAAAAGGAGCCCTGATAGATGTGCCAGAACTCTGGAAGCCCTGGGTAAAGTTCCTATACCCAATAGTGATAGCTGTAATATACATTTCACAATTCCTGCTGGGGTGA
- the pyrH gene encoding UMP kinase yields MRIVFDIGGSVLVPDKPDVEFIEEIAYQLTKISEDHEVAVVVGGGKVAREYIHAAKAFTPNETFKDYIGIHITRANAMLLIAALREKAYPFVVSDFRKAWEVMQLKKIPIMGGTHPGHTTDAVAALLAEYLQADLLVVITNVDGVYDSDPKKNPNAKKLERISTEKLVEIAMQSESKAGGSGVVDALAAKFIQRGKIRTLIIGKDDARNLFDAIKGKHKGTLVEP; encoded by the coding sequence ATGAGGATAGTATTCGACATTGGAGGCTCTGTTCTAGTTCCCGACAAGCCTGATGTTGAATTTATAGAGGAGATTGCCTATCAGCTGACAAAAATCAGCGAAGATCACGAGGTAGCAGTCGTCGTCGGAGGAGGAAAAGTGGCAAGAGAATACATTCACGCCGCAAAGGCTTTTACTCCAAATGAAACATTCAAAGACTATATCGGAATACACATAACAAGGGCCAACGCAATGCTCTTAATAGCGGCACTCAGAGAAAAAGCGTACCCGTTTGTGGTGAGCGATTTTAGAAAAGCGTGGGAAGTAATGCAACTCAAAAAGATACCCATAATGGGTGGAACGCATCCCGGACATACAACAGACGCCGTTGCTGCTCTCTTAGCCGAGTATCTCCAAGCAGATTTGCTGGTGGTTATAACAAACGTTGATGGCGTTTACGATAGCGACCCTAAAAAGAATCCAAACGCAAAGAAGCTGGAGAGGATTTCAACTGAGAAGCTCGTGGAAATAGCTATGCAGAGCGAGAGCAAAGCAGGTGGAAGTGGTGTTGTTGATGCGTTAGCGGCTAAATTCATTCAGAGGGGCAAAATAAGAACCCTAATTATCGGTAAGGATGATGCAAGAAACCTTTTCGACGCAATAAAGGGCAAACACAAGGGCACTCTAGTTGAACCTTGA
- a CDS encoding energy-coupling factor ABC transporter permease, translated as MHIPDGLLSLPVIVVTYAVTIGILAYSLRKLKDFPEEKIPLLGLFAAGIFAAQMVNFPIIGGVSGHLLGAVLVAVLLGPYAAVLVMTTVLLIQTLLFGDGGITAIGANILNMGIVGAFVGYWIYSKLKNFNEAFGIALASWSAVVLGAFLTSIEIGISHSLPFGKVLGLMVGYHAVIGIGEALITLFVVNALKSKLPEIGGVPA; from the coding sequence GTGCACATCCCCGATGGGCTGTTGAGTCTTCCCGTGATAGTGGTAACATATGCAGTGACAATTGGGATCCTTGCGTATTCATTAAGGAAGTTAAAGGACTTCCCAGAAGAGAAAATCCCTCTTTTGGGGCTGTTTGCGGCTGGCATCTTTGCTGCTCAGATGGTAAACTTCCCAATTATAGGGGGAGTAAGCGGACATTTACTTGGAGCCGTGCTTGTAGCGGTGCTCTTGGGCCCATATGCAGCAGTGCTTGTAATGACCACAGTACTATTGATCCAAACCCTTCTCTTTGGAGATGGTGGAATAACTGCCATAGGGGCAAACATACTAAACATGGGGATAGTTGGGGCTTTTGTTGGATACTGGATATACTCCAAGCTCAAGAACTTCAATGAAGCGTTTGGGATAGCCCTCGCCTCTTGGTCAGCAGTGGTTTTAGGGGCATTTCTGACTTCGATAGAGATAGGCATAAGTCACAGCTTGCCTTTTGGAAAAGTATTGGGTCTGATGGTAGGTTACCATGCAGTAATAGGGATTGGGGAGGCTTTAATAACTCTCTTTGTGGTGAACGCTCTCAAGTCTAAACTCCCCGAGATAGGGGGTGTTCCAGCATGA
- a CDS encoding energy-coupling factor ABC transporter ATP-binding protein yields MIELVNIHFSYNNREVLRGISLKINDGEVFGILGPNGAGKSTLIMHLNGILKPKTGKVIVNGIEVNKNPKEVRKIVGIVFQDPNDQLFSPKVFDDVAFGPYNLGLRGRELEERVEKALRLVGMEGYKNRETKELSFGEKKRVAIATVLAMEPEILVFDEPFANLDFRGKKMLRELIEKFRGEKTIILSSHEAEYLTLCDRIALLDGGKVIKVGRPEEILGNADLLRDHNLDVPPLVDLFSSLGLEIPKSIEEAKRKLKKVLI; encoded by the coding sequence TTGATAGAACTCGTGAACATCCATTTCTCGTATAACAACCGAGAAGTGCTGAGGGGTATTTCACTTAAAATAAACGACGGGGAGGTATTTGGAATTCTGGGCCCAAATGGAGCAGGGAAATCAACCCTTATAATGCATCTAAACGGCATATTGAAACCCAAAACGGGCAAAGTTATTGTAAACGGGATAGAAGTCAATAAAAATCCAAAAGAAGTTAGAAAAATAGTTGGAATAGTGTTTCAAGACCCAAACGACCAGCTATTTTCCCCCAAGGTATTTGACGATGTTGCTTTCGGCCCTTACAATCTTGGTTTGCGGGGAAGAGAATTAGAAGAAAGGGTTGAAAAAGCCCTAAGGCTTGTTGGTATGGAGGGATATAAAAACAGAGAAACAAAAGAACTTAGCTTTGGAGAGAAAAAGAGGGTAGCAATAGCGACAGTACTTGCAATGGAACCGGAGATTTTAGTGTTTGATGAACCCTTCGCTAACCTTGATTTCCGGGGAAAGAAAATGTTGAGGGAGTTAATTGAGAAATTCAGAGGAGAAAAGACTATAATCTTATCCTCTCACGAAGCTGAGTATCTTACACTCTGCGACAGGATAGCCCTTTTAGATGGAGGCAAAGTTATAAAAGTTGGACGTCCAGAGGAGATTTTAGGAAACGCAGACCTTCTCAGAGATCATAATTTAGATGTTCCTCCCCTGGTAGATTTATTCTCAAGTCTTGGACTGGAAATACCCAAGAGCATAGAAGAAGCAAAAAGGAAGCTCAAAAAGGTTCTAATATGA
- a CDS encoding RNA 2'-phosphotransferase: protein MMRSKDEFLRSRERIKISKLMSYILRHAPWEFDVEVDEEGFANIEEVVRAVKKSYPWVEKEHLLWIIENDPKGRFETRGNKIRARYGHTFDVSLDHEEDVEVKVLYHGTPRRNLEKILKEGIKSMKRKFVHLTTSKEEAYETGRRYGRDVVAILVDAECLRKKGYRIYKAGKNVRIIKFVPPECIILYE, encoded by the coding sequence ATGATGAGGAGCAAAGACGAGTTCTTGAGGAGCAGAGAAAGGATTAAAATTAGCAAACTAATGAGCTACATCTTAAGGCACGCTCCTTGGGAATTTGACGTTGAGGTAGATGAAGAAGGTTTCGCCAATATTGAAGAGGTTGTCAGGGCTGTTAAAAAGTCCTATCCATGGGTAGAAAAAGAGCACCTCCTCTGGATAATCGAGAACGACCCAAAGGGCAGGTTTGAGACTAGAGGAAACAAAATAAGAGCCAGATACGGACACACTTTTGATGTTTCTTTGGATCATGAGGAAGATGTTGAAGTTAAGGTTCTCTATCATGGAACTCCTCGAAGAAACCTTGAAAAGATACTAAAAGAAGGCATAAAATCGATGAAAAGAAAGTTTGTCCATCTAACAACAAGCAAAGAAGAGGCCTACGAAACAGGGCGTAGGTATGGACGAGATGTGGTGGCTATCTTGGTAGATGCTGAATGTCTGAGGAAAAAAGGCTACAGAATTTACAAAGCTGGGAAGAATGTTCGTATAATTAAATTTGTTCCTCCTGAGTGCATAATTCTCTACGAATAA
- a CDS encoding NAD(P)/FAD-dependent oxidoreductase encodes MRIVVIGSGTAGSNFALFARKLDRKAEIIVIGKEKTMQYSPCALPFVLSGKIPKLENIIVFPNEFYEKQKIQMMLDTEAKEIDRERKVVITDKGEVPYDKLILATGSKAFVPPIKGVESEGVFTLKTMEDVKKIQAYLEERKPRKAVVIGAGLIGLEGAVAFRELGLEVLVVELLEHLLPTMLDKDIASIVQSHLEERGIEFKFGVAVSEILGNPVRAVKIGEEEIEADLVLVATGVRANVDLAQKAGLEVNRGIVVDEYLRTSDPDIYAIGDCAEVFDAVTGKRTLSQLGTTAVRMAKVAAENVFGKGVKFRPVFNTAITELFDLEIGTFGITQERASKEGIDVVVGKFKGSTKPEYYPGGKPITVKLIFRKKDRRLIGAQIVGGERVWGRIMALSFAAQKGATVEDIAYGETAYAPPISPTIDPITVAAEMALRKFK; translated from the coding sequence ATGAGAATAGTGGTTATCGGTTCCGGAACAGCAGGAAGTAATTTTGCCCTCTTTGCAAGGAAGCTTGATAGAAAAGCGGAAATCATCGTGATAGGAAAAGAAAAAACAATGCAGTATTCTCCATGTGCGTTGCCCTTTGTTTTAAGCGGGAAGATACCAAAGCTGGAAAACATCATAGTATTTCCAAACGAATTCTACGAAAAACAGAAGATTCAGATGATGTTGGACACTGAGGCAAAGGAAATAGACAGAGAAAGGAAGGTCGTGATTACAGACAAAGGTGAAGTCCCTTATGATAAGCTCATCCTTGCCACAGGCTCTAAAGCGTTTGTTCCTCCAATAAAGGGCGTGGAAAGTGAGGGGGTCTTTACCCTAAAGACAATGGAGGACGTAAAGAAAATCCAAGCATATCTGGAGGAAAGAAAACCAAGAAAAGCCGTTGTGATCGGAGCGGGCTTGATAGGATTAGAAGGGGCGGTGGCATTTAGGGAGCTCGGACTGGAAGTTCTTGTTGTCGAACTGCTCGAGCATTTGCTCCCAACAATGCTGGACAAGGATATTGCCTCAATAGTCCAGTCCCATCTTGAGGAAAGGGGAATAGAGTTTAAATTCGGCGTTGCAGTAAGTGAGATTCTTGGAAACCCTGTGAGAGCTGTTAAAATAGGAGAAGAAGAGATTGAAGCAGATCTTGTTCTTGTGGCAACTGGTGTAAGGGCTAACGTCGATCTTGCCCAAAAAGCCGGATTGGAAGTTAACAGAGGGATTGTTGTTGATGAATACCTTAGAACAAGCGATCCCGACATCTATGCCATTGGAGATTGTGCTGAGGTCTTCGATGCGGTTACGGGAAAAAGAACGCTAAGCCAACTCGGCACTACGGCAGTAAGAATGGCAAAGGTGGCGGCGGAAAATGTCTTTGGAAAAGGCGTAAAATTCAGACCCGTTTTTAACACTGCCATAACTGAGCTCTTTGACTTAGAAATTGGGACGTTTGGGATAACTCAAGAGAGGGCAAGTAAAGAAGGAATTGACGTCGTTGTGGGCAAATTCAAGGGCTCAACAAAGCCAGAATATTATCCCGGAGGAAAACCAATAACCGTGAAGCTGATCTTTAGAAAGAAAGACAGGAGATTAATAGGAGCTCAGATAGTTGGTGGAGAGAGGGTATGGGGCAGAATAATGGCTCTTAGCTTTGCCGCTCAGAAGGGGGCAACGGTGGAGGATATAGCCTATGGAGAAACTGCCTACGCTCCTCCGATAAGCCCCACAATAGACCCGATTACAGTCGCAGCTGAAATGGCATTGAGAAAGTTTAAATGA
- a CDS encoding energy-coupling factor transporter transmembrane component T family protein, which produces MYLIFIFIYALLIVTRTSLVELFYFLPVLMALILLLKPKRALFKHLGFLLGFEGLLFILALFIPGKPVVVTPLGVITYEGLQRFSILLGKAFLSSSAVVVVSNSLGFPYILAEMETLRFPRILVLTLAFTYRYLELFEEEALRMKRALDSRAFNIGKIEYYKKLGMLIGEIFARAYMRSVRIHWAMLSRGFGEFPKVAEERRVEPIVLTLIALGVALL; this is translated from the coding sequence TTGTACCTCATTTTTATTTTTATTTATGCACTGCTGATCGTTACAAGAACAAGCTTAGTTGAGCTGTTTTATTTTCTCCCAGTGCTGATGGCTTTGATATTATTACTCAAACCAAAAAGAGCGCTTTTTAAACATTTGGGATTTCTTTTGGGCTTTGAGGGACTACTCTTTATTCTGGCGTTATTTATACCAGGAAAGCCCGTAGTAGTGACTCCCCTTGGAGTAATAACCTACGAGGGCCTTCAAAGATTCTCCATCCTACTTGGAAAGGCCTTTCTCTCATCTTCCGCTGTTGTTGTAGTCTCAAATTCTTTGGGATTCCCTTACATATTAGCCGAGATGGAAACCCTTCGCTTTCCGCGAATACTGGTGCTAACTCTTGCATTCACCTATCGATATCTTGAACTTTTTGAAGAAGAGGCCCTTAGGATGAAAAGGGCACTTGATTCTAGAGCATTTAACATTGGAAAAATAGAGTACTATAAAAAGCTAGGAATGCTTATAGGCGAGATATTTGCCAGAGCATACATGAGAAGTGTGAGAATACACTGGGCAATGCTTTCGAGGGGCTTTGGAGAATTTCCCAAAGTAGCAGAAGAAAGAAGAGTTGAACCCATAGTTCTAACCCTAATCGCATTGGGGGTGGCGTTGCTTTGA
- the malP gene encoding maltodextrin phosphorylase, with protein sequence METVVNQIKSKLPENLEGLLDLAYNYWWSWNRRATKLWEKIDPEHWRKYKNPVKLLLDTPEERLKELSKDDDFINLYELVIDQFRHYMNPESTWFSTNYPKWEEPVIYLCMEYGISKSLPIYSGGLGILAGDHIKTASDLGIPFIGIGLLYKHGYFKQEIDKDGRQIEVFPEYNPEEMPIKPLTTEKGEPLLIEVPIEDRIVYARAFEVNVGRVKLYLLDTDVPQNSPDDRSICDYLYNAEIDKRIKQEILLGIGGMRLLRMLGINPAVIHLNEGHPAFANFQRIAWYMEEGLNFLEALTVVRGTTIFTTHTPVPAGHDKFPIAEVEKRLAKFLEGLPKDEFLNLGKEGDQFNMTLLSIRTSSYVNAVSKLHSKVTKEMWRHLWNGVPLDEIPVEGITNGVHTKTWLHNEIKKLVDRYIGRVWRDYAELEGLWYGVERIPDEELWEAHLKAKREFIELIKRKIKERNERLGIEEPLPEIDENALIIGFARRFATYKRATLILTDLERLKKIVNNPERPVYIIFGGKAHPRDEAGKEFLRRVYEVSQMPEFKNKIIVFENYDMGSARAMVAGVDVWLNNPRRPLEASGTSGMKAGLNGVLNLSVYDGWWVEGYNGKNGWVIGDESLEPETEKDDIRDAQSLYNLLENEVIPTYYENRARWIYMMKESIKSIAPRFSTHRMVKEYVDKFYSKALANAILLQRDSFKAAREIASWKAKIFNSWDKVEIERIITHDATGVEVIVNLDGLSPEDVKVEIYYGVKAEGYAIEKPYVIELKHPQSLGGNRWLYRYEGNALKNLGHPCWHYAVRVYPYHDKLPHKFLLGLIKWKGFFEL encoded by the coding sequence ATGGAAACTGTTGTTAATCAGATAAAATCAAAACTCCCAGAAAATTTGGAAGGTCTTTTGGATCTAGCCTATAACTACTGGTGGAGCTGGAATAGGAGAGCCACAAAACTCTGGGAAAAAATAGATCCCGAACACTGGCGGAAATATAAAAATCCTGTTAAACTTCTCCTCGATACTCCAGAGGAGAGATTAAAGGAGCTTTCAAAAGATGATGATTTTATAAACCTCTATGAACTCGTAATTGATCAGTTCAGGCATTACATGAACCCAGAAAGCACATGGTTCTCAACCAATTATCCAAAATGGGAAGAGCCCGTAATATATCTGTGTATGGAGTACGGGATAAGCAAGAGCCTCCCAATTTATTCCGGTGGACTTGGAATACTCGCCGGTGATCACATAAAGACGGCAAGCGATTTGGGAATACCATTTATAGGTATAGGCCTCCTTTATAAGCACGGATATTTCAAACAGGAAATCGACAAAGACGGAAGACAGATAGAGGTGTTTCCAGAGTACAACCCAGAGGAGATGCCGATTAAGCCCCTAACCACAGAGAAAGGAGAGCCACTCCTCATAGAAGTGCCAATAGAGGATAGAATAGTATATGCAAGAGCCTTTGAAGTCAATGTCGGTAGGGTAAAGTTGTATCTTCTCGATACTGATGTTCCTCAAAACTCTCCGGATGATAGGAGCATCTGTGACTACCTCTACAACGCTGAGATAGACAAGAGAATAAAGCAGGAGATACTTCTAGGTATTGGTGGAATGAGGCTTTTAAGAATGCTGGGAATTAATCCAGCTGTTATCCACCTTAATGAAGGACATCCAGCGTTTGCAAACTTCCAAAGAATAGCATGGTATATGGAGGAAGGTCTAAACTTTTTGGAAGCTTTAACTGTCGTAAGGGGCACAACGATTTTTACAACCCATACTCCCGTGCCAGCTGGACATGACAAATTCCCAATAGCAGAAGTTGAGAAAAGACTTGCCAAATTCCTTGAAGGCCTTCCAAAGGATGAATTCCTTAATTTAGGCAAAGAGGGAGATCAGTTTAACATGACCCTCCTCTCAATAAGAACCTCGAGCTATGTAAACGCTGTGAGTAAGCTCCATTCAAAGGTAACTAAAGAAATGTGGAGACACCTCTGGAACGGTGTTCCTTTAGACGAGATTCCGGTAGAGGGCATCACAAACGGCGTTCACACAAAAACATGGCTTCATAACGAGATAAAGAAGCTCGTCGATAGGTATATTGGGAGAGTCTGGAGAGATTATGCAGAGCTCGAGGGTCTCTGGTATGGAGTGGAGAGAATTCCAGATGAGGAACTCTGGGAAGCTCATTTAAAGGCAAAAAGAGAGTTTATAGAACTCATCAAAAGGAAGATAAAAGAGAGAAACGAGCGCCTTGGGATTGAAGAACCCCTCCCCGAAATAGATGAGAATGCCTTAATAATAGGCTTTGCAAGGCGTTTCGCAACCTATAAACGAGCGACGCTAATTTTAACCGATTTGGAGAGGCTGAAAAAGATAGTTAACAACCCAGAAAGACCAGTGTATATAATTTTTGGAGGAAAAGCTCACCCAAGGGATGAAGCAGGCAAGGAGTTCCTCAGGAGGGTCTATGAAGTATCCCAGATGCCTGAATTTAAGAACAAAATCATAGTGTTTGAGAACTACGATATGGGCTCTGCAAGGGCCATGGTGGCAGGGGTCGATGTGTGGCTCAACAATCCAAGAAGACCACTAGAAGCAAGCGGAACCAGTGGAATGAAAGCAGGTTTAAACGGCGTTTTGAATTTGAGCGTCTATGATGGATGGTGGGTCGAAGGTTACAACGGCAAAAACGGATGGGTCATAGGAGATGAAAGTCTCGAACCGGAAACAGAGAAAGATGACATTAGAGACGCTCAGAGCCTCTATAACCTTCTCGAAAATGAAGTAATCCCCACATACTACGAGAACAGGGCAAGATGGATTTACATGATGAAGGAGAGCATAAAGAGCATTGCACCAAGGTTCAGCACCCACAGAATGGTAAAAGAGTACGTCGACAAGTTCTACTCAAAAGCTCTGGCAAATGCTATCCTTCTCCAGAGAGACAGCTTTAAAGCAGCAAGGGAAATTGCATCGTGGAAAGCGAAGATCTTCAACTCTTGGGATAAAGTAGAGATAGAGCGCATTATAACCCATGATGCCACTGGAGTTGAAGTTATAGTAAACCTCGACGGCCTAAGCCCAGAGGATGTAAAGGTTGAAATTTATTATGGAGTCAAAGCAGAAGGATACGCAATAGAAAAACCCTACGTCATAGAGCTTAAACACCCTCAAAGTCTCGGAGGCAACAGATGGCTTTACCGCTATGAAGGGAACGCACTCAAAAATCTCGGCCATCCCTGCTGGCACTATGCCGTTAGAGTTTATCCATACCACGACAAGCTCCCCCACAAGTTTCTACTTGGTCTTATCAAATGGAAGGGATTTTTTGAGCTCTGA